In one Aromatoleum aromaticum EbN1 genomic region, the following are encoded:
- the narL gene encoding two-component system response regulator NarL, with protein sequence MNDRNDTPQSVVIIDDHPLFRKGLIQLLRTVPGFRLVAEAADGKEGIAHILHLRPDLLLLDLNMKDMSGLEVLKFVRQADLDTRVVMVTVSDAAEDLVAALRAGADGYLLKDMEPEQMVEALQAAAAGRIVVSDALTHLMAAALRQEKRPDSVTDAGLTEQEQRILERIAAGLSNKLIARELGIAEGTVKVHVKHVLRKLNFRSRVEAAVWAVANQRGER encoded by the coding sequence ATGAACGACAGGAACGACACTCCCCAGTCGGTCGTCATCATCGACGACCACCCGCTATTCCGCAAAGGACTGATCCAGCTGCTGCGCACCGTGCCCGGCTTTCGCCTGGTCGCCGAAGCGGCTGACGGCAAGGAGGGCATCGCGCACATCCTGCATCTGCGCCCCGACCTGCTGTTGCTCGACCTGAACATGAAGGACATGTCCGGGCTCGAGGTGCTGAAATTCGTGCGCCAGGCCGACCTGGACACGCGCGTCGTGATGGTCACCGTCTCGGATGCCGCCGAGGACCTCGTCGCGGCGCTGCGCGCGGGCGCGGACGGTTATCTGCTCAAGGACATGGAGCCGGAGCAGATGGTCGAGGCGCTGCAGGCGGCGGCAGCGGGACGCATCGTCGTGTCCGACGCACTGACCCACCTGATGGCAGCGGCGCTGCGCCAGGAAAAGCGTCCCGACAGCGTGACCGATGCGGGCCTCACCGAGCAGGAGCAGCGCATCCTCGAGCGCATCGCGGCCGGCCTGTCGAACAAGCTGATCGCCCGCGAGCTGGGCATCGCCGAAGGCACCGTCAAGGTGCACGTCAAGCACGTGCTGCGCAAGCTCAACTTCCGTTCGCGCGTCGAGGCGGCCGTATGGGCGGTTGCCAACCAACGCGGCGAGCGCTGA
- a CDS encoding DUF3460 family protein: MAIYESEHTKFMREWLAKHPQEIDEQRKGRALWWDKPQDVVSQARLDQSKVPVKAYYYDINH, encoded by the coding sequence ATGGCGATCTACGAATCCGAACACACCAAATTCATGCGCGAGTGGCTGGCGAAGCATCCGCAGGAAATCGATGAGCAGCGCAAGGGCCGCGCCCTGTGGTGGGACAAGCCGCAGGACGTCGTCTCACAAGCGCGCCTCGATCAGTCGAAAGTGCCGGTCAAGGCTTATTACTACGATATCAACCACTGA
- a CDS encoding Crp/Fnr family transcriptional regulator: MATAIHPPAFQSLSCLEPFSSLDPATLQRLSRGVRVCRASRGEMLMHRGARPAGMYAVVEGEVKLFLISSAGAEKIVRLAGRGESFCEENILSDTPQTLAAQATRDSVVLHLQRPALQTAMAAHPSLTQALMARLSQRMGELVEGMEQCIQRSSTQRVAHYLVQHADCSAPHAEVRLSCDKQTIASQLNLTPETFSRVLNRLTRDGIIVPRGRRSITLTDLRSLQSIAA; the protein is encoded by the coding sequence ATGGCGACCGCTATCCATCCCCCGGCGTTCCAGTCACTTTCCTGTCTTGAACCTTTCAGCAGCCTCGATCCGGCAACGCTGCAGCGCCTCTCGCGAGGAGTGCGGGTCTGCCGTGCGTCGCGCGGCGAAATGCTGATGCACCGCGGCGCGCGTCCGGCCGGCATGTACGCGGTCGTCGAAGGCGAAGTCAAATTATTCCTGATCTCCAGCGCGGGCGCCGAGAAGATCGTGCGCCTCGCCGGACGGGGCGAGTCGTTCTGCGAGGAGAACATCCTGTCCGACACGCCGCAGACGCTCGCCGCCCAGGCGACGCGCGACAGCGTGGTGCTGCATCTGCAGCGTCCCGCACTGCAGACGGCGATGGCCGCGCACCCGTCACTGACGCAGGCGCTGATGGCGCGGCTGTCGCAACGGATGGGCGAGCTCGTCGAAGGGATGGAGCAATGCATCCAGCGCAGCTCGACCCAGCGCGTCGCGCATTACCTCGTGCAGCATGCCGACTGCAGCGCACCGCATGCCGAAGTGCGCCTGTCGTGCGACAAGCAGACGATCGCCTCGCAACTCAACCTGACCCCGGAGACTTTCTCGCGCGTCCTCAACCGTCTCACCCGCGACGGCATCATCGTGCCGCGCGGCCGGCGTTCGATCACGCTCACCGACTTGCGCAGCCTGCAATCGATCGCCGCCTGA
- a CDS encoding exonuclease domain-containing protein, which translates to MSLPDSLVLIDVETTGANPVSDRVTEIAVLRIERGEIVGRWESLVNPERPIPALIQRLVGITDEMVAGAPTFAELADSVRGHLDGAVFVAHNARFDYGFIRNEFSRLGQQFEASVLCTVKLSRALYPEHHRHGLDALIERHGFTCGARHRAMGDTDVLWQFARLVSGSFSADVLALACARAMKLPARPPGLPEGALEGVPDAPGVYSFFGENDRLLYIGRSASLRARVMEHFSPGRADSEAGLARQVRRVEWEETAGEFAASLREADLLRARRPLHARPAVGGEDVFGLRLVPQRKRAPIFERVPLHATDPAAWEAVHGTFRTRKEADSLLRELAQLYQLCPRRLGLEGGSGACGAHEARRCAGVCTGKESIAAHDARLAGALGSVTLREWPWVGAVVIEERCAHSGCEAFHLVDHWCHLGSADSAEALVALLHNPPARRFDLDTYRLLVRWFAAEANLAAVRPVEDPG; encoded by the coding sequence ATGTCGCTTCCTGATTCGCTGGTCCTGATCGACGTCGAGACGACGGGGGCGAATCCCGTGTCCGACCGCGTCACGGAGATCGCCGTGCTGCGCATCGAGCGCGGTGAGATCGTCGGGCGCTGGGAAAGCCTCGTCAACCCGGAACGCCCGATCCCGGCGCTGATCCAGCGTCTGGTCGGCATCACCGACGAGATGGTCGCCGGGGCACCGACGTTCGCCGAACTCGCCGACAGCGTGCGCGGGCATCTCGACGGGGCGGTGTTCGTCGCCCACAACGCGCGCTTCGATTACGGTTTCATCCGCAACGAGTTCTCCCGCCTCGGCCAGCAGTTCGAGGCGTCGGTGCTGTGCACCGTCAAGCTTTCCCGCGCGCTGTACCCGGAACACCATCGTCACGGACTGGACGCGCTGATCGAGCGGCACGGTTTCACCTGCGGCGCGCGCCACCGGGCAATGGGCGATACCGACGTGCTGTGGCAGTTTGCGCGCCTGGTCTCCGGCTCCTTTTCCGCCGACGTGCTCGCGCTCGCATGCGCGCGGGCGATGAAGCTGCCGGCCCGGCCGCCCGGACTGCCCGAAGGGGCGCTCGAGGGCGTGCCGGATGCACCGGGCGTGTATTCGTTTTTCGGTGAAAACGACCGGCTGCTGTACATCGGGCGCAGCGCGAGCCTGCGGGCGCGCGTCATGGAGCATTTTTCGCCGGGCCGCGCGGACAGCGAGGCGGGACTCGCGCGCCAGGTGCGCCGCGTGGAATGGGAGGAGACTGCCGGCGAGTTTGCCGCGTCGCTGCGCGAAGCCGACCTGCTCAGGGCGCGCCGGCCGCTTCATGCCCGGCCGGCGGTAGGCGGCGAGGACGTGTTCGGCCTGCGTCTCGTGCCGCAGCGCAAGCGCGCGCCGATCTTCGAGCGCGTGCCGCTGCATGCGACCGATCCGGCAGCCTGGGAAGCGGTTCACGGCACTTTTCGCACCCGCAAGGAGGCCGACAGCCTGTTGCGGGAACTCGCCCAGCTCTACCAGCTGTGCCCGCGCCGGCTCGGTCTCGAAGGCGGCAGCGGCGCCTGCGGCGCGCACGAGGCGAGGCGCTGCGCCGGCGTGTGCACCGGCAAGGAAAGCATCGCCGCGCACGATGCGCGCCTCGCGGGAGCGCTCGGGTCGGTGACGCTGCGGGAATGGCCATGGGTGGGCGCAGTCGTGATCGAGGAGCGCTGTGCGCATTCGGGATGCGAAGCGTTCCATCTCGTCGATCACTGGTGTCATCTGGGCAGCGCGGACAGCGCCGAGGCGCTCGTGGCGCTGCTCCACAACCCGCCCGCACGGCGCTTCGACCTCGACACTTACCGCCTGCTGGTGCGCTGGTTCGCTGCAGAGGCGAACCTGGCCGCCGTGCGACCGGTCGAAGATCCCGGCTGA
- a CDS encoding RelA/SpoT family protein: MDAAAIPAPGPFGSPSGLPVSSDFAALRQKLETYLRPEDVEKVEAAYHFSASAHEGQLRISGDPYISHPVAVADIVSDWHLDAQALIAALLHDVMEDTHISKQEIVDRFGRTAAELVDGLSKLDKIEFRSHEEAQAENFRKMLLAMASDLRVILIKLADRLHNMRTLQCIRSAKRRRIASETLEIYAPIANRLGLNNLYRELQELAFEHKYPLRYRVLSRAIKAARGNRREVVGKVLQGIEERLPQWGITAEVQGREKHLFGIYRKMAEKRLSFSQVLDIYGFRVIVRDVPSCYLAIGALHSMYKPVPGKFKDYLSIPKANGYQSLHTTLIGPFGTPVEVQVRTAEMHHIAETGVASHWLYKEDEKTLTELQQKTHSWLQSLLELQSASGGATEFLEHVKIDLFPGEVYVFTPQGRILSLPKGSTPVDFAYAVHTDIGNRCVACRVNGDLMPLRTELHNGDQIEIITAAHANPNPAWLAYVRTGKARAQIRHFLKGAQQEESVVLGERLLNQALRPHGLTLGQISTFAWERFLRDRSMRSKKEVFADIGLGRRLPVIVARRVAQAQDLESGRPNVIKPKPAGAILIRGSEGIAVQLARCCQPIPGDPIIGMIRKGQGLEVHLHDCAVVAKLRGDRGRWVDVEWETGEDRVFDVTIRVLTRNTRGVLAKVASAISEEDCNIQNVSMDNEQGIYTAINLVLQVRDRMHLAKVMRGVRRVQEVVRIGRLKGDVRS; encoded by the coding sequence ATGGACGCTGCAGCGATTCCCGCCCCGGGCCCTTTCGGTTCGCCGTCCGGTCTCCCCGTGTCTTCGGATTTCGCCGCACTCAGGCAGAAGCTCGAGACCTATCTGCGTCCCGAGGATGTGGAGAAGGTCGAAGCTGCCTACCATTTCTCCGCGAGCGCCCACGAAGGTCAGCTGCGCATCAGCGGCGACCCGTACATTTCGCATCCGGTCGCCGTCGCCGACATCGTCTCCGACTGGCACCTCGACGCCCAGGCGCTGATCGCCGCCCTCCTTCACGACGTGATGGAGGACACGCACATCTCGAAGCAGGAGATCGTCGACCGCTTCGGCCGCACCGCCGCCGAGCTCGTCGACGGCCTGTCGAAGCTCGACAAGATCGAGTTCCGCTCGCACGAGGAAGCGCAGGCGGAGAACTTTCGCAAGATGCTGCTGGCGATGGCGAGCGACCTGCGGGTGATCCTCATCAAGCTCGCCGACCGCCTGCACAACATGCGCACGCTGCAGTGCATACGGTCCGCGAAGCGACGCCGCATCGCAAGCGAGACACTGGAGATCTACGCCCCGATCGCAAACCGGCTGGGCCTCAACAATCTCTACCGCGAGCTGCAGGAACTCGCCTTCGAGCACAAGTACCCGTTGCGCTACCGCGTGCTGTCGCGCGCCATCAAGGCGGCGCGCGGCAATCGCCGCGAGGTCGTCGGCAAGGTGCTGCAGGGCATCGAGGAGCGCCTGCCGCAATGGGGCATCACGGCCGAAGTGCAGGGCCGCGAAAAGCACCTGTTCGGGATCTACCGCAAGATGGCCGAGAAGCGGTTGTCGTTTTCGCAGGTGCTCGACATCTACGGCTTTCGCGTCATCGTGCGCGACGTGCCGAGCTGTTACCTCGCGATCGGCGCGCTGCATTCGATGTACAAGCCGGTACCGGGCAAGTTCAAGGACTACCTCTCGATCCCGAAGGCCAACGGCTACCAGTCGCTGCACACGACGCTGATCGGGCCGTTCGGCACGCCGGTCGAAGTGCAGGTCCGCACTGCCGAGATGCATCACATCGCCGAAACCGGCGTCGCCTCGCACTGGCTGTACAAGGAAGACGAGAAGACGCTCACCGAGCTGCAGCAGAAGACGCACTCGTGGCTGCAGTCGCTGCTCGAACTGCAGTCGGCGTCGGGCGGCGCGACCGAGTTCCTCGAGCACGTCAAGATCGACCTGTTCCCCGGCGAGGTGTACGTGTTTACGCCGCAAGGCAGGATCCTGTCGCTGCCGAAAGGCTCGACGCCGGTCGATTTCGCCTACGCGGTGCACACCGACATCGGCAACCGCTGCGTCGCCTGCCGCGTCAACGGCGACCTGATGCCGCTGCGCACCGAACTGCACAACGGCGACCAGATCGAGATCATCACCGCCGCGCATGCGAATCCCAATCCCGCCTGGCTCGCGTACGTGCGTACCGGCAAGGCGCGCGCGCAGATCCGCCATTTCCTCAAGGGCGCGCAACAGGAAGAATCCGTCGTGCTCGGTGAGCGGCTGCTGAACCAGGCGCTGCGTCCGCACGGGCTGACGCTGGGACAGATCAGTACTTTCGCGTGGGAGCGCTTCCTGCGCGATCGCAGCATGCGCAGCAAGAAGGAAGTGTTTGCCGACATCGGCCTCGGCCGGCGCCTGCCGGTGATCGTCGCGCGCCGCGTCGCGCAGGCGCAGGACCTCGAATCGGGCCGGCCGAACGTCATCAAGCCCAAGCCCGCCGGCGCGATCCTGATCCGCGGCAGCGAAGGCATCGCGGTGCAGCTCGCGCGCTGCTGCCAGCCGATCCCGGGGGACCCGATCATCGGCATGATCCGCAAGGGCCAGGGCCTCGAAGTCCATCTGCACGACTGCGCAGTGGTGGCGAAGCTGCGCGGCGACCGCGGACGCTGGGTCGACGTCGAGTGGGAGACGGGCGAAGACCGCGTGTTCGACGTCACGATCCGCGTGTTGACGCGCAACACCCGCGGAGTCCTCGCGAAGGTCGCGAGCGCCATCTCGGAAGAGGACTGCAACATCCAGAACGTCAGCATGGACAACGAGCAGGGCATCTACACCGCGATCAACCTAGTGCTGCAGGTCCGCGACCGGATGCATCTGGCGAAGGTCATGCGCGGCGTGCGCCGGGTTCAGGAAGTCGTGCGGATCGGGCGGCTCAAGGGCGACGTGCGCAGCTGA
- a CDS encoding tetratricopeptide repeat protein — protein MLKRKLLITTLIGAGLIGTMAFDEYQAWRTADASALLTTIGVPFCAPQRSGPQYKTFFRLAMAQAEGGREPARTEVGPFSRAIPEAESIAGADANPLLMNNLGTLHYPITTSIPAAQQFFDQGLRLAYAFNHGEALRAFRKARTLDPECAMCYWGEALVLGPNINAPMDPAAAAPAFEAVNKAQGLSARASAKERALIEALTARYAREPQADRTALDAAYAAAMQRVAERYPDDDQITLTYAESLMDRQPWDYWEAGGFRPKGRTAEIVGLLEKVLRRTPDHPGAIHYYIHVTESSNNPARAVPYAQRLGRLMPGAGHVVHMPFHTFFRVGMYKEAIEANRQAVRADEIYIARSAPVGIYPQAYYPHNVHSLMVSAQMAGDGATAIESAAKLVRIVSDAAAKNISWVQPIMAAPYFAHAQFSDAKTILGLPDPGADFPYVQAMWHYARGVGLAGAGDASAAQAEVDAIVRLGQQNGFADLVAGGVPAKDVLRLAEQVLRARIAQANRDPVRAVRHFEAAVALEDGLAYTEPPYWYYPTRQSLGAALLLAGDLDNAENVLRSSLARAPNNGWALFGLMRLYEQRGDAPGARVVRGMLDKAWIGDPRTLELSRL, from the coding sequence ATGTTGAAGCGCAAGCTACTCATCACTACCCTGATCGGCGCTGGCCTGATCGGTACGATGGCGTTCGACGAATACCAGGCTTGGCGTACAGCCGATGCTTCCGCGCTGCTGACGACGATCGGCGTGCCGTTTTGTGCGCCACAACGCAGCGGACCACAATACAAAACCTTCTTCCGGCTTGCCATGGCGCAAGCGGAAGGGGGCCGTGAGCCGGCGCGAACTGAAGTCGGTCCGTTCAGCAGAGCGATTCCGGAGGCGGAGTCGATCGCCGGCGCCGACGCCAACCCGCTGCTCATGAACAACCTGGGTACGCTGCACTACCCGATCACGACTTCCATACCCGCTGCGCAGCAGTTCTTCGACCAGGGCCTGCGTCTTGCCTACGCCTTCAACCACGGCGAGGCGCTGCGCGCATTTCGCAAGGCGCGCACGCTCGATCCTGAGTGCGCGATGTGTTACTGGGGCGAAGCGCTCGTGCTGGGGCCCAACATCAACGCTCCGATGGACCCTGCTGCTGCCGCGCCTGCCTTCGAGGCAGTGAACAAGGCGCAAGGGCTCTCAGCCAGGGCGAGCGCGAAAGAGCGCGCCTTGATCGAAGCGCTGACGGCGCGTTACGCGCGGGAGCCGCAGGCAGACCGCACGGCGCTCGATGCCGCCTATGCCGCCGCGATGCAGCGGGTCGCGGAGCGCTATCCCGACGACGACCAGATCACGCTGACTTACGCCGAATCGCTGATGGATCGGCAGCCTTGGGACTACTGGGAAGCGGGCGGCTTCCGACCCAAGGGGCGCACGGCCGAGATCGTCGGCCTGCTGGAGAAAGTGCTGCGCAGGACGCCGGATCATCCCGGCGCGATTCATTACTACATCCATGTCACCGAGAGCTCCAACAATCCTGCTCGCGCCGTGCCCTACGCGCAACGTCTGGGCCGGCTGATGCCGGGCGCCGGGCATGTCGTGCATATGCCGTTCCACACTTTCTTCCGTGTCGGCATGTACAAGGAGGCGATCGAGGCGAATCGGCAGGCGGTGCGTGCGGACGAAATCTACATCGCCCGTTCGGCGCCGGTCGGCATCTATCCGCAGGCCTACTATCCGCACAACGTTCACTCGCTGATGGTGTCCGCACAGATGGCCGGCGATGGCGCCACCGCCATCGAGTCCGCCGCCAAGCTGGTCCGGATCGTCTCCGATGCGGCGGCCAAGAACATCTCGTGGGTGCAGCCGATCATGGCCGCACCCTATTTTGCCCACGCGCAGTTCAGTGACGCGAAGACGATTCTCGGCCTGCCCGATCCGGGTGCGGACTTCCCGTATGTGCAGGCGATGTGGCACTACGCACGTGGTGTGGGGCTGGCCGGCGCCGGGGATGCGAGCGCGGCGCAGGCCGAAGTCGATGCGATCGTCCGCCTCGGGCAGCAAAACGGCTTTGCCGATCTGGTCGCCGGCGGCGTGCCGGCGAAGGACGTGCTGCGCCTCGCCGAACAGGTGCTGCGTGCGCGCATCGCCCAGGCGAACCGGGACCCGGTGCGCGCCGTCCGCCATTTCGAAGCGGCGGTCGCGCTCGAAGATGGGCTGGCCTACACCGAGCCGCCCTATTGGTACTATCCGACGCGCCAGTCCCTCGGGGCGGCACTGCTGCTCGCCGGGGACCTGGACAATGCGGAGAACGTGCTGCGTTCGAGCCTGGCACGCGCACCCAACAACGGCTGGGCGCTGTTCGGCTTGATGCGGCTTTACGAGCAGCGCGGCGATGCGCCGGGTGCCCGGGTTGTCAGAGGCATGCTGGACAAGGCGTGGATCGGCGACCCCCGTACCCTGGAACTTTCACGCCTGTGA
- a CDS encoding histidine kinase, which produces MGVNSAGNADVLVGVRVMGRVRASLAGRATQLLLVLAFVAVAFISLVGIGASVAIVETVQDSGSAVNAAGGLRRLAHRAASVALAAALDGRTGHADVAAAIGAFEAELGHATLEKVLEREPDSVVASIYRGIHRDWYVNLKPRLLGAPERASESPDVLFYENLLADVDAFTAQIDALVAVLERETETGLEQLRITLAVALGMVMIVMIAALCVIRRRVFRPLTELHACAARIAGGDFRAHSRYTGRDELGRVGSAFNAMADELSTVYRDLEQRVEQKTADLTRSNRALELLYHVIARLYHAPASPETYVETLKDLEQVLGLKGSFVCVQPKHGGVATVLSTTMGDCPSRSGSEEECTHCPGRAMPWSYRREDGFDVFLVPLRDADHLYGMMRLALLPGERLRAWQHTLVEAVSRHMGIALGISHQSERERLLALQEERSIIARELHDSLAQSLSYMKIQASLLSSALQRPERRDDASDILADMKGGINAAYRQLRELLSTFRLQMEGDFARLLGSTVEEYAGRSGMPIDLEIRLGGRHLNPNQEIHVLHIIREALSNATRHARASSIRVGLFGHPDGVRVIIEDDGKGIRAAAATEPHHYGLAIMGERARGLGGVLEIVPRPDGGTRVAVRFDPVARHEASSPAPTPEAQ; this is translated from the coding sequence ATGGGGGTGAACAGTGCCGGCAATGCGGATGTCCTTGTCGGCGTCAGGGTCATGGGGCGTGTACGCGCCTCGCTCGCAGGTCGCGCGACGCAGCTGCTGCTGGTGCTGGCGTTCGTCGCCGTGGCGTTCATCAGCCTGGTCGGAATCGGCGCCTCGGTGGCCATCGTCGAAACTGTCCAGGACAGCGGCAGCGCGGTCAACGCGGCGGGTGGCCTGCGCCGTCTCGCTCATCGCGCAGCCAGCGTCGCGCTCGCAGCAGCCCTCGATGGCCGCACCGGACATGCCGACGTCGCAGCGGCGATCGGCGCGTTCGAGGCCGAGCTGGGCCATGCGACGCTGGAGAAGGTGCTCGAGCGCGAACCGGACAGCGTCGTCGCCTCGATCTACCGCGGCATCCATAGAGACTGGTATGTGAACCTCAAGCCGCGCCTGCTCGGAGCGCCGGAGCGCGCGAGCGAAAGCCCCGATGTGTTGTTCTACGAGAACCTGCTCGCCGATGTCGACGCCTTCACGGCGCAGATCGATGCGCTGGTGGCGGTGCTCGAGCGGGAAACCGAGACCGGCCTCGAGCAGCTCCGCATCACGCTGGCGGTTGCGCTGGGAATGGTGATGATCGTCATGATCGCGGCGCTTTGCGTCATCCGCCGGCGCGTGTTCAGGCCGCTGACCGAGCTGCACGCCTGTGCCGCACGCATCGCCGGCGGAGATTTCCGGGCCCACAGCCGCTACACCGGGCGCGACGAACTCGGCCGCGTGGGTTCGGCGTTCAACGCGATGGCCGACGAGCTGTCGACCGTCTATCGCGATCTCGAGCAGCGGGTCGAACAGAAGACCGCGGATCTGACGCGCAGCAACCGCGCGCTGGAGCTGCTGTATCACGTCATCGCGCGGCTCTATCACGCCCCGGCCTCCCCCGAGACGTATGTCGAGACACTCAAGGATCTCGAGCAGGTGCTCGGGCTCAAAGGCAGTTTCGTCTGCGTGCAGCCCAAGCACGGGGGCGTCGCGACAGTCCTGTCGACGACGATGGGCGACTGTCCGTCCCGCTCAGGCAGCGAGGAGGAGTGCACCCATTGCCCCGGGCGGGCGATGCCGTGGAGCTATCGCCGCGAAGATGGCTTCGATGTGTTCCTGGTGCCGCTGCGCGATGCCGATCACCTCTACGGCATGATGCGACTCGCGCTGCTACCGGGCGAGCGGCTGCGCGCGTGGCAGCACACGCTGGTCGAAGCAGTATCCCGCCACATGGGGATCGCGCTGGGCATTTCGCACCAGAGCGAGCGCGAGCGGCTCCTCGCGCTGCAGGAGGAGCGTTCGATCATCGCGCGCGAACTGCACGACTCGCTGGCGCAGTCGCTGTCGTACATGAAGATCCAGGCGAGCCTGCTGTCGTCGGCGCTGCAGCGGCCCGAGCGTCGCGACGACGCGTCCGACATCCTGGCCGACATGAAAGGCGGCATCAACGCCGCGTACCGGCAGCTGCGCGAGCTGCTGTCGACGTTCCGCCTGCAGATGGAAGGGGATTTTGCCCGTCTGCTCGGCAGCACCGTCGAGGAGTACGCCGGCCGCAGCGGCATGCCGATCGACCTGGAGATCCGCCTCGGCGGGCGTCATCTGAACCCGAACCAGGAAATCCACGTGCTGCACATCATCCGCGAGGCGTTGTCGAACGCGACACGCCATGCCCGTGCGAGCTCGATCCGCGTCGGGCTGTTCGGCCATCCGGACGGCGTCCGGGTGATCATCGAGGACGACGGCAAAGGCATCCGAGCGGCCGCTGCCACCGAACCCCACCATTACGGCCTGGCGATCATGGGCGAGCGGGCGCGCGGACTCGGCGGAGTGCTCGAGATCGTGCCCCGTCCCGACGGCGGCACGCGCGTAGCCGTGCGCTTCGATCCGGTCGCCCGGCACGAGGCTTCGTCACCCGCACCCACTCCCGAGGCGCAATGA
- the ccmA gene encoding cytochrome c biogenesis heme-transporting ATPase CcmA, producing MLYAADLACLKGDRLLFRGLSLHVAPGAMLRIAGPNGFGKTSLLRILCGLAHPEAGEIRWNGRPIAGDRESFHRTLLYLGHAPALNDLLTPLENLRFACAAAGDDVDEDACVDALVRIGLADQLDLPARVLSQGQRRRVGLARLFLGIRRSLWVLDEPFTALDAAAVADLATTLSDHCAAGGVVILTTHQDAPFAVPPTVLDLSEVAA from the coding sequence ATGCTTTATGCCGCCGATCTCGCCTGTCTGAAGGGTGACCGCCTGTTGTTCCGTGGCCTCTCCCTGCACGTGGCGCCCGGCGCCATGCTGCGGATCGCCGGTCCGAACGGCTTCGGCAAAACCAGCCTGCTGCGCATCCTGTGCGGGCTCGCGCATCCCGAAGCGGGCGAGATCCGCTGGAATGGCCGGCCGATCGCCGGCGACCGCGAATCCTTCCACCGCACGCTGCTCTATCTCGGCCACGCGCCGGCGCTGAACGATCTGCTCACGCCGCTCGAAAACCTGCGCTTCGCATGTGCCGCGGCGGGCGACGACGTCGATGAGGATGCTTGTGTCGACGCGCTCGTGCGCATCGGCCTCGCCGACCAGCTCGATCTGCCGGCGCGCGTGCTGTCGCAGGGCCAGCGCCGGCGTGTCGGGCTGGCGCGGCTTTTTCTCGGCATCCGCCGCAGCCTGTGGGTGCTCGACGAACCGTTCACCGCGCTCGACGCCGCAGCGGTCGCCGATCTCGCGACGACGCTGTCGGACCACTGCGCCGCGGGCGGCGTCGTGATCCTGACGACACACCAGGACGCCCCTTTTGCCGTGCCGCCGACGGTGCTCGATCTCTCCGAGGTGGCCGCTTGA
- the ccmB gene encoding heme exporter protein CcmB encodes MSRTLGPFAAVLRRDLLLAWRGRADVLVTLAFFVVVVCLFPFGVGAETNQLRSIAPGVLWVAALLATLLSLHRLFAQDHADGTLEQLLLSPEPTVLWVVAKIVAHWIATGLPLVLVAPALALLFDVEQGALGVLVLSLALGTPILALLGAVGAALTLGLRGGGMLLALLVLPLFVPVLIFGAGAVDSHLSGTGADAHILLLGGGLLGALALAPVACAAALRIAVE; translated from the coding sequence TTGAGCCGTACGCTCGGTCCGTTTGCCGCAGTGCTGCGCCGCGATCTGCTGCTCGCATGGCGAGGCCGGGCCGACGTGCTGGTCACGCTCGCGTTCTTCGTCGTCGTGGTGTGCCTGTTTCCGTTCGGCGTCGGCGCCGAAACCAACCAGTTGCGTTCGATCGCGCCCGGCGTGCTGTGGGTCGCGGCGCTGCTCGCGACGCTGCTGTCGCTGCACCGCCTGTTCGCACAGGATCACGCCGACGGCACGCTCGAGCAGCTGCTGCTGTCGCCGGAGCCGACCGTGCTGTGGGTCGTCGCCAAGATCGTCGCGCACTGGATCGCCACCGGCCTGCCGCTCGTGCTCGTCGCCCCTGCGCTGGCCCTGCTGTTTGACGTGGAGCAAGGAGCGCTCGGAGTCCTCGTCCTATCGTTGGCGCTCGGCACCCCGATCCTGGCCCTGCTCGGCGCGGTCGGCGCGGCACTGACGCTCGGGCTGCGCGGCGGCGGCATGCTGCTCGCGCTGCTGGTTCTGCCGCTGTTCGTTCCGGTGCTCATTTTCGGCGCCGGCGCGGTGGATTCCCACCTTTCCGGCACCGGCGCTGACGCCCATATCCTGCTCCTCGGTGGCGGGCTGCTCGGGGCGCTGGCGCTGGCGCCGGTCGCATGCGCGGCGGCGCTCAGAATCGCAGTCGAATGA